The proteins below come from a single Halostagnicola larsenii XH-48 genomic window:
- a CDS encoding lipoate--protein ligase family protein: MTATNLENRNWRLIRDDARDGATQMALEEVAARTALEEDLRTVRVYSWEPSTLSLGYRQDAETVDWDWCRKNGVGVTRRQTGGGGIYHDAVADISYTIVAPAGEVPGDLMDCYALFCEPILEAFSRMGVDAAFADAKQESIYQPSCYLRDIHPAHDIVVDGAKISGNAQYRQRDVVIQHGSVSYDMEPARHVGVFDADLEETTFTDRVTSIREQTNLDRTGAVDALADTLGTWCGAEDGSWRADELEAAEALAERKFGSDAWVRDREVLEAGEH, encoded by the coding sequence ATGACCGCGACGAACCTCGAGAACCGGAACTGGCGACTGATCAGGGACGACGCTCGCGACGGAGCGACCCAGATGGCCCTCGAGGAAGTCGCTGCACGGACGGCGCTCGAGGAGGATCTTCGAACGGTTCGGGTCTACTCCTGGGAACCCAGCACCCTCTCGCTTGGCTACCGACAGGATGCCGAGACGGTCGACTGGGACTGGTGTCGGAAAAACGGCGTCGGCGTCACGCGCCGACAAACCGGCGGCGGCGGCATCTACCACGACGCTGTCGCCGACATCTCCTATACGATCGTCGCGCCCGCGGGGGAGGTGCCCGGCGATCTTATGGACTGTTATGCACTGTTTTGCGAGCCGATTCTCGAGGCGTTTTCCCGGATGGGCGTCGATGCCGCCTTCGCCGACGCCAAACAGGAGTCGATCTACCAGCCGTCCTGTTACCTGCGGGATATCCACCCAGCTCACGACATCGTCGTCGACGGGGCGAAGATCAGCGGCAACGCTCAGTACCGACAGCGCGACGTCGTCATCCAGCACGGGTCGGTGAGCTACGACATGGAGCCCGCGCGCCACGTCGGCGTCTTCGACGCCGACCTCGAGGAAACGACGTTTACAGACCGCGTGACGAGTATCCGCGAACAGACGAACCTCGACCGCACGGGAGCGGTCGACGCGCTCGCCGACACGCTCGGTACGTGGTGTGGCGCCGAGGACGGCTCGTGGCGAGCCGACGAACTCGAGGCCGCCGAGGCGCTCGCTGAACGGAAGTTCGGCAGCGACGCGTGGGTTCGCGACCGGGAGGTACTCGAGGCGGGCGAACACTGA
- a CDS encoding deoxyribonuclease IV codes for MKVGAHVSISGSRVSSDEETPPYDDIRNAVHRQIAFGGNCGQVFTTSPQVWAQPEIGEEAAEGFRAETDEKLEGPWVIHSAYLVNLCTPKEDLRRKSKESMQAELDAAERLGIPYVNVHLGAHTGAGVEGGLDNAASVIDDLEVPEDVTILIESDAGSGTKLGGEFAHLAGIIDRTETEIGICIDTAHTLVAGNDLTTPEAVDETVGRFDDEVGLEYLEYIHLNDSKHDVGTHKDEHALIGEGYIGEDGMRAIVNHPDLRDLPFALETPTEDGRGFAWNIEKVKELREA; via the coding sequence ATGAAGGTCGGCGCACACGTTTCGATTTCCGGATCGCGCGTTTCCTCGGACGAAGAGACTCCACCGTACGACGACATCCGAAACGCGGTTCACCGCCAGATCGCCTTCGGCGGTAACTGCGGGCAGGTGTTTACGACCTCGCCGCAGGTCTGGGCGCAGCCAGAGATCGGCGAGGAAGCCGCCGAAGGGTTCCGAGCGGAGACCGACGAGAAACTCGAGGGGCCGTGGGTGATCCACTCGGCGTACCTCGTCAACCTCTGTACGCCCAAGGAAGACTTGCGTCGAAAGTCCAAAGAGAGCATGCAGGCCGAACTCGACGCGGCCGAACGCCTCGGAATTCCCTACGTAAACGTTCACCTGGGGGCTCACACCGGGGCCGGCGTCGAAGGCGGACTCGACAACGCCGCGAGCGTCATCGACGACCTCGAGGTTCCCGAGGACGTGACGATTCTCATCGAATCCGACGCGGGAAGCGGCACGAAACTCGGCGGCGAGTTCGCCCACCTCGCGGGGATCATCGACCGCACCGAGACCGAGATCGGCATCTGCATCGACACCGCCCACACGCTGGTCGCGGGCAACGACCTCACCACGCCCGAGGCCGTCGACGAGACGGTCGGCCGCTTCGACGACGAGGTGGGCCTCGAGTACCTCGAGTACATCCACTTGAACGACTCGAAACACGACGTGGGAACCCACAAGGACGAACACGCGCTCATCGGCGAGGGGTACATCGGCGAGGACGGCATGCGAGCCATCGTGAACCACCCGGATCTACGGGACCTGCCGTTCGCGCTCGAGACGCCGACCGAAGACGGTCGCGGCTTCGCGTGGAACATCGAAAAGGTCAAAGAACTCCGCGAAGCGTAA
- a CDS encoding amphi-Trp domain-containing protein — translation MGDTTTYSDELPREEVSDLVQELARELREGDTAEVRIGNKMVTLSPSSRIEYSIEAQERSPMLGGAREEITVELSWEVSDDS, via the coding sequence ATGGGCGATACGACCACCTATTCGGACGAACTCCCACGAGAAGAGGTATCGGATCTGGTACAGGAACTGGCTCGAGAACTGCGAGAGGGCGACACCGCGGAGGTTCGAATCGGAAACAAGATGGTCACGTTGTCGCCGTCGTCTCGGATCGAGTACTCCATCGAGGCCCAGGAACGCTCGCCGATGCTCGGCGGCGCTCGCGAAGAGATTACCGTCGAGTTGTCCTGGGAAGTTTCCGACGATAGCTGA
- a CDS encoding class I SAM-dependent methyltransferase yields MREFAAEYLRRTRDGMWEDSRVALAPLALDSRDRILDVGCGTGELSAVLAAESSGEVIGCDVDTALLSRAQNRTGVSTVAGNALELPFADDSFDLVVCQALLINLPDPAAALAEFARVSSDLVAAIEPDNAAVDIDSSVDREERLERRARRAYLDGVRTDVTLGESARDVFESAGLEVYETRRYDHVRRVEPPYSEGAVIDARRKATGSGLADDRETMLAGALTESEYDELRGSWREMGRDVIEQMASREYRREEAVPFFVTAGSVSEGEQ; encoded by the coding sequence GTGCGCGAGTTTGCAGCCGAATACCTTCGTCGGACCCGCGACGGAATGTGGGAGGACTCTCGAGTGGCGCTGGCTCCGCTGGCGCTCGACTCTCGCGACCGGATTCTGGATGTCGGCTGTGGAACCGGCGAGCTGAGCGCCGTCCTCGCCGCCGAATCGTCCGGGGAGGTGATCGGCTGTGACGTCGACACGGCTCTTCTCTCCCGCGCGCAGAACCGAACTGGCGTCTCGACAGTCGCCGGAAACGCGCTCGAACTCCCGTTTGCGGACGACTCGTTCGATCTCGTCGTCTGTCAGGCGCTATTGATCAACCTTCCGGATCCGGCGGCGGCGCTCGCGGAGTTCGCCCGCGTCTCGAGCGATCTGGTCGCGGCAATCGAGCCCGACAACGCCGCCGTCGACATCGACTCGAGCGTCGACCGCGAGGAACGACTCGAGCGGCGGGCGCGGCGAGCCTACCTCGACGGCGTTCGCACCGACGTGACGCTGGGCGAGAGTGCACGCGACGTCTTCGAATCGGCCGGACTCGAGGTATACGAGACGCGCCGGTACGATCACGTCCGGCGCGTCGAACCACCTTACAGCGAGGGAGCGGTGATCGACGCCCGGCGCAAAGCGACCGGATCCGGGCTGGCGGACGACCGCGAGACGATGCTCGCCGGGGCGTTGACCGAGTCGGAGTACGACGAACTGCGTGGCTCCTGGCGAGAGATGGGACGAGACGTGATCGAGCAGATGGCGTCTCGAGAGTACCGCCGGGAAGAAGCCGTTCCGTTTTTCGTCACCGCAGGTTCGGTTTCGGAGGGCGAGCAGTGA
- a CDS encoding DUF7095 family protein: MSGFSRDGAVDRLEAVVETVENDLTPVPVREVWAFGDIALGLDPVDRLDIYLTKDVLVRDNSESGSTTGDDYDIDGVGKSVRAEWAERYPEHLRANRNGHAAPEKCLAAQLLPEDEPVHLEVCNTSFEDNVTQRLRGAKLREDYTQLLDPRGVCLWVDGTTSDEAFRKLREGDLALPTLSAALEMLGMDETEADDAAQVVHEWRSTQDGVTIRGDVV, from the coding sequence ATGAGTGGATTTTCTCGCGACGGGGCCGTCGATCGCCTCGAGGCGGTCGTCGAAACCGTCGAGAACGACCTCACGCCGGTGCCCGTCCGCGAGGTGTGGGCGTTCGGGGATATCGCGCTGGGGCTCGACCCCGTCGACCGGCTGGATATCTACCTGACGAAGGATGTTCTCGTCCGCGACAATTCGGAGAGTGGGTCTACGACGGGAGACGACTACGACATCGACGGCGTCGGCAAGTCGGTCCGCGCCGAGTGGGCCGAGCGGTATCCCGAACACCTTCGGGCGAACCGAAACGGCCACGCCGCCCCCGAGAAGTGTCTGGCCGCACAGTTGCTTCCCGAGGACGAACCGGTTCACCTCGAGGTCTGTAATACGTCCTTCGAGGACAACGTCACACAGCGATTACGCGGCGCGAAACTCCGGGAGGACTACACGCAGTTGCTCGACCCTCGAGGCGTCTGTCTCTGGGTCGACGGCACGACGAGCGACGAGGCGTTTCGGAAACTCCGCGAGGGCGACCTCGCGCTGCCGACGCTTTCTGCGGCCCTCGAGATGCTCGGGATGGACGAGACGGAGGCGGACGACGCCGCCCAGGTCGTCCACGAGTGGCGCTCGACCCAGGACGGGGTGACGATTCGCGGCGATGTCGTCTAA
- a CDS encoding alpha/beta fold hydrolase: MRHRIFNEGSDDDLVFIMGWGNRWTHENVSWLIGRLADAGFRIHAFELPTNIDDFKADWLEPIVEYVVDLEGYQLLAHSAGALVGQALDGAENHVYLSPWWGYSEDHPEFALEIIEQIPTSFPFVPFGGMGKMDLGSLATDHQIATTPEWVSPAFIRETRRAQQELLTIDHDAVVFCSLRDPVISLRPIGERVPAEHVVLYGGGHELFSSQSRERYIDTLIAALKDGAESVEDRPTVPA, encoded by the coding sequence ATGAGACACCGCATCTTCAACGAGGGCAGCGACGACGACCTGGTCTTTATCATGGGCTGGGGAAATCGCTGGACTCACGAAAACGTGAGCTGGCTCATCGGCCGACTCGCAGATGCCGGGTTTCGGATCCACGCGTTCGAACTCCCGACGAACATCGACGACTTCAAAGCCGACTGGCTCGAGCCCATCGTCGAGTACGTCGTCGATCTCGAGGGCTACCAGTTGCTCGCCCACAGCGCCGGCGCACTCGTCGGACAGGCCCTCGACGGGGCGGAAAACCACGTCTACCTGAGCCCCTGGTGGGGCTACAGCGAAGATCACCCCGAGTTCGCCCTCGAGATCATCGAACAGATACCCACGAGCTTCCCGTTCGTCCCCTTCGGCGGAATGGGCAAGATGGATCTGGGAAGTCTCGCGACGGATCACCAGATCGCGACGACCCCCGAGTGGGTCTCACCGGCGTTCATCCGGGAGACGCGCCGAGCCCAACAGGAACTGCTTACGATCGACCACGACGCCGTCGTCTTCTGCTCGCTTCGCGATCCCGTCATCAGTCTTCGACCGATCGGCGAACGGGTCCCCGCAGAGCACGTCGTCCTCTACGGCGGCGGACACGAACTGTTCTCCTCTCAGTCCCGCGAACGCTACATCGATACCCTCATCGCGGCCCTGAAAGACGGTGCGGAATCGGTCGAAGACCGACCGACCGTTCCGGCCTGA
- the ncsA gene encoding tRNA 2-thiolation protein NcsA, protein MECNRCEEPSVMHAAYSGAHLCESHFRESVEKRVRRRVRRDDLVSPDATPDNPQTWVIGLSGGKDSVVLTQILHETFEEDPRIELVGLTIHEGIEGYRDKSVDACVDLADDLEIRHEVVSYAEEFGVEMDDVVEDDPENMAACAYCGVFRRDLLEAYAEKLGADLMLTGHNLDDEAQTALMNFLEGDVAQIAKHFDASLGPITDREDQSEFVPRAKPLRDVPEKEVALYAHLRDLPAHITECPHSSEAYRGEIQRLLYDLEENHPGTRHSILSGYEELAGIVANRYNGDDEEGADLRECVECGSTTTRERCRKCSLLEALV, encoded by the coding sequence ATGGAGTGTAACCGGTGTGAGGAGCCGTCCGTCATGCACGCCGCGTACTCGGGAGCGCACCTCTGTGAGTCTCACTTCCGCGAATCGGTGGAGAAACGCGTCCGTCGTCGCGTTCGGCGGGACGACCTCGTTTCGCCGGACGCGACACCCGACAATCCTCAGACGTGGGTGATCGGCCTCTCCGGCGGGAAAGACAGCGTCGTCCTCACGCAAATACTCCACGAGACCTTCGAGGAGGACCCGCGAATCGAGTTGGTCGGATTGACCATCCACGAAGGGATCGAAGGCTACCGCGACAAGTCGGTCGACGCCTGCGTCGACCTGGCCGACGACCTCGAGATCCGCCACGAAGTCGTCAGCTACGCCGAGGAGTTCGGCGTGGAGATGGACGATGTCGTCGAGGACGACCCTGAAAACATGGCCGCCTGCGCGTATTGTGGCGTCTTCCGACGGGACCTCCTCGAGGCCTACGCCGAGAAACTCGGCGCCGACCTCATGTTGACCGGCCACAATCTGGACGACGAAGCCCAGACGGCGCTGATGAACTTCCTCGAGGGCGACGTCGCCCAGATCGCGAAACACTTCGACGCCAGCCTCGGTCCGATCACCGATCGCGAGGACCAATCCGAGTTCGTCCCTCGAGCCAAGCCACTTCGAGACGTACCCGAGAAGGAAGTGGCCCTCTACGCACACCTACGGGACCTCCCCGCACACATCACCGAGTGTCCGCACTCGAGCGAGGCCTATCGCGGGGAGATACAGCGACTCCTGTACGATCTCGAGGAGAATCATCCGGGTACCCGACACTCGATCCTCTCAGGATACGAGGAACTCGCCGGGATCGTTGCGAACCGCTACAACGGTGATGACGAGGAGGGAGCCGACCTCCGCGAGTGCGTCGAATGCGGGTCGACGACGACTCGAGAGCGGTGCCGGAAGTGTTCGCTGTTAGAAGCGCTCGTTTGA
- the ftsZ gene encoding cell division protein FtsZ: protein MQDIVQDALDNAEAEARQMDESMDDDEFGDPRIVIVGCGGAGNNTINRLYNIGVDGADTVAINTDKQHLKMIEADTKILVGKSLTNGLGAGGDPSMGERATEMAQSTIKEVLGDADLVFVTAGMGGGTGTGAAPVVSKIAKDQGAIVVGMVSTPFNVERARTVKAEEGLEKLREQADSIIVLDNNRLLDYVPNLPIGKAFSVMDQIIAETVKGISETITQPSLINLDYADMSTIMNQGGVAVMLVGETQDKNKTQEVVSDAMNHPLLDVDYRGASGGLVHITGGPDLTLKEAEGIADNITERLEASANVIWGARIQENYKGKVRVMAIMTGVQSAQVLGPTTQKQADKSRQSIEGLNDADFDASNNVETSHPGTQSDGGRDKVEQKNGVDVIR, encoded by the coding sequence ATGCAGGATATCGTACAGGATGCCCTCGATAACGCCGAAGCCGAAGCCCGTCAGATGGACGAATCGATGGACGACGACGAGTTCGGCGATCCGCGGATCGTCATCGTCGGCTGTGGCGGTGCTGGAAACAATACGATAAACCGACTGTATAACATCGGCGTCGACGGCGCGGATACCGTCGCGATCAACACCGATAAACAGCACCTGAAGATGATCGAAGCCGACACGAAGATTCTCGTCGGCAAATCGCTCACCAACGGGCTCGGCGCCGGCGGCGACCCATCGATGGGCGAACGCGCGACCGAGATGGCCCAGAGCACGATCAAAGAGGTTCTCGGAGACGCGGACCTCGTCTTCGTGACCGCTGGCATGGGCGGTGGCACCGGCACGGGTGCCGCCCCCGTCGTCTCGAAAATCGCGAAAGACCAGGGCGCTATCGTCGTCGGCATGGTTTCGACGCCGTTCAACGTCGAGCGCGCTCGGACGGTCAAAGCCGAGGAAGGCCTCGAAAAACTCCGCGAACAGGCCGACTCGATCATCGTCCTCGACAACAACCGGCTGCTCGATTACGTCCCGAACCTCCCGATCGGCAAAGCCTTCTCGGTGATGGACCAAATCATCGCCGAAACGGTCAAGGGAATCTCGGAGACGATCACCCAGCCGAGCCTGATCAACCTGGACTACGCGGATATGTCCACGATCATGAATCAGGGCGGCGTCGCGGTGATGCTCGTCGGCGAGACACAGGACAAGAACAAGACACAGGAAGTCGTCAGCGACGCGATGAACCACCCGCTGCTCGACGTCGACTATCGGGGTGCCTCCGGCGGCCTCGTTCACATCACCGGTGGACCGGATCTCACACTGAAAGAGGCAGAAGGCATCGCGGACAACATCACCGAGCGACTCGAGGCGAGTGCAAACGTCATCTGGGGCGCGCGCATTCAGGAGAACTACAAGGGCAAGGTCCGCGTTATGGCCATCATGACCGGCGTCCAGAGCGCGCAGGTCCTCGGTCCGACGACCCAAAAACAGGCGGATAAATCCCGCCAGAGTATCGAAGGGCTCAACGACGCCGATTTCGATGCGAGCAACAACGTCGAAACGTCTCACCCCGGCACGCAGAGTGACGGCGGCAGAGACAAAGTCGAGCAGAAAAACGGCGTCGACGTCATTCGATAA
- a CDS encoding ribbon-helix-helix domain-containing protein, translating into MERVTLRIPEQQIDEVEQLVDSGEFPNRSEAIRSAVREMINEQQNGRRDQTGKRGWAKV; encoded by the coding sequence ATGGAGCGTGTGACACTGCGAATTCCGGAACAGCAGATCGACGAAGTCGAACAGCTGGTCGACTCGGGCGAGTTTCCGAACCGGAGCGAGGCGATCCGGTCGGCGGTCCGAGAAATGATCAACGAACAACAGAACGGTCGTCGCGACCAGACGGGTAAACGCGGCTGGGCAAAGGTGTAA
- a CDS encoding double zinc ribbon domain-containing protein, with translation MSKITFRADDELIDELETFDASKSEVMRDALRTYLEGGETGQSRETITQAEPARDESAHESIDEFIRDRVDALLEERITDHREREPQDVNVTVALENASHVRKTAEANEADPASQAPPARGTAHVEPGPTEQQCGQCGESISPEHVYCPNCGEKASHRLFCECGDELRSDWAFCPGCGRRTAAADVLDSNSQHSRNS, from the coding sequence ATGAGCAAGATCACGTTCCGTGCTGACGACGAGCTCATCGACGAACTCGAGACGTTCGACGCGTCGAAGAGCGAAGTCATGCGCGACGCGCTCCGGACGTACCTCGAGGGTGGTGAGACGGGTCAGTCACGAGAGACCATCACCCAAGCGGAGCCAGCACGAGACGAATCGGCTCATGAGAGCATCGATGAGTTCATTCGAGATCGAGTCGATGCACTGCTCGAGGAACGGATTACCGATCATCGAGAGCGAGAGCCCCAGGATGTAAACGTCACAGTGGCACTTGAGAACGCGTCGCACGTTCGTAAGACAGCGGAGGCGAACGAAGCTGATCCGGCCAGTCAGGCCCCGCCCGCTCGAGGGACGGCCCACGTCGAACCGGGCCCCACTGAACAGCAGTGTGGGCAATGTGGCGAATCCATCTCGCCGGAGCACGTATACTGCCCGAACTGCGGCGAGAAGGCTTCACATCGCCTGTTCTGTGAGTGTGGAGACGAACTGCGTTCTGACTGGGCGTTCTGTCCCGGCTGTGGCCGTCGGACAGCCGCGGCGGACGTTCTCGACTCGAACAGCCAGCACTCGAGAAATTCGTAA
- a CDS encoding DUF7563 family protein, with protein sequence MQRWDTQQNNQRSLTCESHVTPGFRRVYGDRDDRVHRCPICDTAIRLSEGSAAGKDIDTRDPLEHPGRFGVSLDELPPRVRSLVDSQSVATDGGEDQ encoded by the coding sequence ATGCAGCGCTGGGACACCCAACAGAACAACCAGCGCAGTCTCACGTGTGAGAGTCACGTCACCCCGGGGTTCCGTCGCGTCTACGGCGATCGCGACGACCGCGTACACCGCTGTCCGATCTGCGACACTGCTATCAGACTGAGCGAAGGGAGCGCCGCTGGGAAAGATATCGATACGAGAGATCCCCTCGAGCATCCCGGTCGGTTCGGCGTCTCGCTCGACGAACTGCCGCCACGAGTGCGCTCACTCGTTGACTCTCAGTCCGTTGCGACTGACGGGGGTGAGGACCAGTAA
- a CDS encoding outer membrane protein assembly factor BamB family protein, which translates to MWKRRSVLTTGAALTIGTGLASVGAGASEADIDELPDPDRDPGPNEDWPSHRGDPGHARYIADGHEFDGGELEAAWSVAGAGAGSVAVADETVYTPTDDGVVALDATDGTVVWENTDIDAGTPSVAGETVYLSGNEVVALARSNGSVRWETEFDPEEEIVWQTVAYGGVYAVADGTLYALEADDGSVRWKRESVSSDDDEHEFIAAPAAANGVVYSATTAGPIALEPETGAEVWRDRGPTHDAVYATSTAVALNGNPPYWQLYDAQTGELVSSISGSHEIAFGEEIMVGGDLGDGYSGGSIHSDEYWWTSKYHPGQGVISGETVFAYLAYTDPVNGEASNDLVALTKYDGSEKWTLSKDDAPVGPIRAISGETIYVDNDGELVALREETDTDDQSDESDDTDDQPDENDDTDDQPDENDDTDDQPDENDDTDGGNDEGDDQQDSEDDSDAGEDGSDDEDECPCPDDDPADDDGESVDDGDSGNVTAGDGDAENETKTKNNSDADNVPGFTAGGGLLGGALGLEWLRRKAGVDESTSVNEPSE; encoded by the coding sequence ATGTGGAAACGACGATCCGTGCTGACGACTGGTGCAGCGCTGACGATCGGGACCGGACTCGCTTCGGTGGGGGCCGGAGCTTCCGAGGCTGACATCGACGAGCTCCCGGATCCTGATCGCGATCCGGGACCGAACGAGGACTGGCCGTCACACCGAGGCGACCCAGGTCACGCCAGATACATCGCGGACGGCCACGAGTTCGACGGTGGAGAACTCGAGGCCGCGTGGTCCGTCGCGGGTGCGGGCGCAGGTTCCGTCGCCGTCGCCGACGAGACGGTCTACACGCCGACTGACGACGGTGTCGTCGCCCTCGACGCGACGGACGGCACCGTCGTCTGGGAGAACACGGATATCGACGCGGGAACGCCGTCGGTCGCCGGCGAGACCGTCTATCTCAGCGGGAACGAGGTCGTCGCGCTCGCTCGATCCAACGGGAGCGTTCGCTGGGAAACCGAGTTCGATCCCGAGGAAGAGATCGTCTGGCAGACGGTCGCTTACGGCGGCGTGTACGCCGTCGCCGACGGCACGCTGTACGCACTCGAAGCCGACGACGGCTCGGTTCGGTGGAAGCGGGAATCGGTCAGCAGCGACGACGACGAGCACGAGTTCATTGCGGCGCCCGCCGCGGCAAACGGCGTGGTCTACAGCGCCACGACTGCAGGACCGATCGCTCTCGAGCCCGAGACCGGTGCCGAAGTCTGGCGGGACAGAGGCCCCACCCACGATGCCGTCTACGCGACGTCGACAGCGGTCGCTTTGAACGGTAACCCCCCGTACTGGCAATTGTACGATGCCCAAACGGGAGAGCTTGTATCCTCGATTTCAGGGTCCCACGAGATAGCGTTCGGTGAAGAAATCATGGTCGGCGGCGACCTCGGGGATGGGTACTCCGGCGGTTCGATCCACAGTGACGAATACTGGTGGACTTCCAAGTACCACCCCGGACAGGGCGTCATCAGCGGCGAAACCGTGTTCGCATATCTCGCATATACCGACCCCGTGAACGGGGAGGCGAGCAACGACCTCGTCGCCTTGACCAAGTACGACGGGTCCGAGAAGTGGACGCTCTCGAAAGACGACGCACCGGTCGGCCCCATTCGTGCGATCAGCGGAGAAACCATCTACGTCGATAACGATGGCGAGCTCGTGGCGCTTCGCGAAGAAACCGACACGGACGACCAGTCCGACGAGAGCGACGACACGGACGACCAGCCCGATGAGAACGACGACACGGACGACCAGCCCGATGAGAACGACGACACGGACGACCAGCCCGATGAGAACGACGACACGGACGGAGGAAATGACGAGGGAGACGATCAGCAGGACAGCGAGGACGACAGCGATGCGGGGGAAGACGGCAGTGACGACGAAGACGAGTGCCCCTGTCCGGACGACGATCCGGCCGACGACGACGGAGAGTCCGTCGACGACGGCGATAGCGGGAACGTAACCGCCGGAGATGGGGACGCTGAAAACGAGACGAAGACCAAGAACAACAGTGACGCCGACAACGTGCCCGGCTTCACGGCCGGTGGCGGACTTCTCGGCGGGGCGCTCGGCCTTGAGTGGCTGCGCCGGAAGGCCGGCGTCGACGAATCGACCAGCGTGAACGAACCGTCTGAGTAA
- a CDS encoding FAD-dependent oxidoreductase yields the protein MNSRTDVLVIGGGATGAGIARDLALREVDVTLVERDGLAAGASGRSHGLLHSGARYAEADEAGARECLRENRILRAIGGECVRHTRGLFVQLAGDDPDYFEEKRDACADIGIPTEVVDANEIRAELPALNHDVERAMWVPDGVVVPSRLVAANAADARDHGAKILTHAPVTSMTLEEGEDGPGTREISQVSIGGELERTIEPEIVINAAGAYAEGIGELAGVSIPMRPTRGVMVSVEYDAFEPVLNRCRDPDDGDIIVPHDEEVVLGTTSVPVNDPDEYEQPAWEVERTITECSKLVPDVSERAITRTWWGVRPLYEPDEAARGGRGISRGFVRLDHADDGVENFLSIVGGKLTTYRQMAEATADLVCEKLEVDAECLTADVSLPNAEDPVKLDAYVREFDAGGPSDADILGRR from the coding sequence ATGAACAGTCGGACGGACGTACTCGTTATCGGCGGCGGCGCGACCGGCGCGGGGATCGCCAGGGACCTCGCGCTTCGGGAAGTAGACGTGACGCTGGTCGAACGCGACGGGCTCGCCGCGGGCGCGTCGGGCCGATCCCACGGCCTTTTACACAGCGGTGCCCGGTACGCCGAAGCCGACGAGGCGGGTGCTCGAGAGTGTCTTCGAGAGAACCGGATTCTGCGGGCGATCGGCGGCGAGTGCGTCCGCCACACCCGCGGTCTGTTCGTCCAGCTGGCCGGCGACGATCCGGACTACTTCGAGGAGAAACGCGACGCCTGTGCGGACATCGGAATCCCGACGGAGGTCGTCGACGCGAACGAAATTCGGGCGGAGCTGCCGGCGCTCAACCACGACGTCGAACGAGCGATGTGGGTTCCCGACGGCGTCGTGGTTCCGTCCCGATTGGTGGCCGCGAACGCGGCGGATGCACGCGATCACGGGGCGAAAATCCTGACCCACGCGCCGGTCACGTCGATGACGCTCGAGGAGGGCGAAGACGGACCCGGAACGCGGGAGATTTCGCAGGTCTCGATCGGCGGCGAACTCGAGCGGACCATCGAACCCGAAATCGTCATCAACGCCGCCGGCGCGTACGCCGAGGGGATCGGCGAACTGGCGGGCGTGTCGATCCCAATGCGCCCGACCAGGGGCGTCATGGTCTCCGTCGAGTACGACGCCTTCGAACCGGTGCTCAACCGCTGTCGCGATCCCGACGATGGGGATATCATCGTTCCCCACGACGAGGAGGTCGTCCTCGGGACGACGAGCGTTCCGGTCAACGATCCGGACGAGTACGAACAGCCCGCGTGGGAGGTCGAACGAACGATCACCGAGTGTTCGAAGCTGGTCCCCGACGTGAGCGAGCGGGCGATCACCCGAACCTGGTGGGGCGTCAGACCGCTGTACGAACCGGACGAAGCCGCCCGTGGCGGCCGCGGGATCTCGAGGGGGTTCGTCCGACTGGACCACGCCGACGACGGCGTCGAGAACTTCCTCAGCATTGTCGGCGGGAAACTCACGACCTACCGGCAGATGGCCGAGGCGACCGCCGATCTGGTCTGTGAGAAACTCGAGGTGGACGCCGAGTGTCTGACGGCCGATGTCTCGCTTCCGAACGCGGAGGATCCGGTGAAGTTAGACGCCTACGTCCGGGAGTTCGATGCCGGCGGTCCGTCGGACGCGGATATTCTCGGTCGGCGATAG